A section of the Candidatus Zixiibacteriota bacterium genome encodes:
- a CDS encoding phosphatase PAP2 family protein, which produces MAEIKRFIAKIRAIDAICLSYIILMIIIISLFGYKLDDQLYIITVYISCFAGSLMFIFLRRFSNKILNFFTDNYPLILLIPFYEISGHQVHMIFDGFFDDYILMIENAVFPVHPVTWFEQFYNPILTEWMMMGYSVYLLLIPITTGWFYFTDQKEAAEHNLGSLLLSLISCYMVFFLLPVEGPRFAMANQYTGELTGFLFRAITNLLESGAMLHGGAFPSAHCSAATVMLLLSYKYDRKLFKWIIVILITLYISTVYGRYHYPLDVLAGMLFGIAGVKLYHPIKRLWDRIAGRDG; this is translated from the coding sequence ATGGCTGAAATCAAGAGATTCATAGCCAAGATTCGCGCTATTGATGCTATATGTTTATCGTATATTATCTTGATGATAATCATAATATCCCTTTTTGGATATAAGCTTGATGATCAGTTGTATATTATAACTGTTTATATAAGTTGTTTTGCCGGTAGTTTGATGTTTATTTTTCTGAGAAGATTTAGCAATAAGATACTAAACTTTTTTACCGATAACTATCCATTAATATTGCTCATCCCGTTTTATGAAATATCCGGCCATCAGGTGCATATGATTTTCGATGGTTTTTTTGATGATTATATCCTGATGATAGAGAATGCGGTTTTCCCTGTCCATCCGGTAACCTGGTTCGAGCAATTTTATAATCCGATTTTAACCGAATGGATGATGATGGGATACTCGGTATATCTTCTTCTCATACCGATAACAACCGGCTGGTTTTATTTCACCGATCAAAAAGAGGCGGCGGAACATAATCTTGGATCATTGCTTCTATCCCTGATTTCGTGCTATATGGTGTTCTTTCTTCTGCCGGTTGAGGGACCGCGTTTTGCTATGGCAAATCAATATACAGGTGAGCTGACGGGATTTCTATTTAGAGCAATAACCAACCTGCTCGAATCGGGCGCGATGCTTCATGGCGGCGCTTTTCCCTCGGCGCATTGCTCAGCGGCAACTGTGATGCTTCTGCTGTCGTATAAATATGACAGGAAATTATTCAAGTGGATTATTGTAATCCTGATTACATTGTATATCTCGACTGTCTACGGCAGATACCATTATCCGTTGGATGTTTTAGCCGGCATGCTTTTTGGTATTGCCGGCGTAAAGCTGTATCATCCTATAAAGAGATTATGGGATAGGATT
- a CDS encoding CPBP family intramembrane metalloprotease — protein MINKDEWQANIKPLTILLYTSIALTVFRYYGSAKFYADKFIAENSPASQYYYFLSSFVLLGLIPVLIWKVGFKHSLKDMGLSFGDTKKSLLIIAVGLPLMAVMAYFSSKDPSFLAEYPLYRGLAANQGILPIYILMYSLYYIGWEFYFRGFMLFGLRESYGEPASILIQTIPSCLLHIGKPDAEIFASIVAGIAFGWLVLRCRSIWPIFIFHFGLGVFLDLFIIYG, from the coding sequence ATGATAAACAAAGACGAATGGCAAGCAAATATCAAACCCCTGACAATACTTCTCTACACATCCATTGCCTTAACTGTATTTAGATATTACGGCTCGGCGAAATTTTATGCAGATAAATTTATAGCCGAGAATAGTCCGGCAAGCCAGTACTATTATTTCCTGAGCAGTTTTGTCCTTCTGGGATTAATTCCGGTTCTTATTTGGAAAGTCGGTTTTAAGCATAGCCTGAAAGACATGGGGCTTTCATTTGGAGACACAAAGAAGAGTTTGCTTATAATAGCAGTCGGTCTGCCATTAATGGCGGTGATGGCTTATTTCTCCTCGAAAGACCCGTCATTCCTTGCGGAATATCCCCTTTATCGAGGCCTTGCGGCTAATCAGGGCATATTGCCGATTTATATACTTATGTATAGCCTATATTACATCGGCTGGGAGTTTTATTTTAGGGGCTTCATGCTTTTCGGCTTGCGGGAAAGTTATGGAGAACCAGCCAGCATCCTAATTCAGACAATCCCTTCCTGCTTGCTGCATATCGGCAAACCCGATGCTGAGATATTCGCTTCTATAGTTGCCGGAATAGCATTCGGCTGGCTTGTCTTGCGATGCCGTTCAATCTGGCCGATATTTATCTTTCACTTTGGGCTTGGCGTATTCCTCGATTTATTTATTATCTATGGCTGA